The Drosophila teissieri strain GT53w chromosome X, Prin_Dtei_1.1, whole genome shotgun sequence genome has a segment encoding these proteins:
- the LOC122625224 gene encoding transcription factor grauzone, with translation MICRLCLRCLSPGSAVFLFETDDTLAETRLVKMIAKFLQLEILPDDGISTSVCSECCEHLEDFNGFWQLVEQKQCSLKKEFLTVDVDCAAMKWTGGVDVDVNIDELPLAAGDMDEKPLDLHNLSLLGSVLDVNVDSVDVREPIKKQLPCESEEEDEKPCLQASDSEPEVPDEQPESEDSSDDEPLVRLQTKMKPKRKTSGRSSKDPGPISLQQELADLLDDGGKRRRRKAPDQRTTTEGQESELQAVLERKPKGCSRAQLAKSYEEAIASYMSASCDLCDFSAPYLSELKTHFLEAHQREYYIKCCGKIFTRASKLMDHIRKHINPKLFTCTICQKSLNSQDYLATHIETVHNKVAQIGKVLKFPCPKCERTFSSERRMANHLAKHDTDQLEHTCEICCKSFANVHRLRRHIQSIHEDLHRHVCDICGKKFKFKPSFERHLLEHQGVVAPAVECPVCGVWLKNEHSLRLHRFTHDSTDTVCPHCGKTCTSRTALRGHVKYAHKLTTNLQCTFCEKTFKQQRNLDEHMAIHTGLQLYNCPHCPKECRSRSNMYVHIKQRHADEWLRAKMARSHNPQFKPADV, from the exons ATGATTTGTCGCCTTTGCCTTCGATGTCTCAGTCCAGGAAGCGCAGTCTTCCTCTTCGAGACAGACGATACGCTGGCCGAGACGCGCCTGGTCAAGATGATTGCAAAGTTTTTGCAGCTGGAG ATCCTGCCAGACGACGGCATCTCGACCAGCGTCTGTAGTGAGTGTTGCGAACATCTGGAGGACTTTAATGGCTTCTGGCAGCTGGTGGAGCAGAAGCAGTGTTCACTTAAGAAGGAGTTTCTCACCGTGGACGTCGACTGTGCGGCCATGAAATGGACGGGCGGTGTGGACGTGGATGTTAACATCGACGAACTGCCGCTGGCGGCTGGCGACATGGACGAGAAACCGTTGGACCTGCACAACCTTAGCCTGCTGGGCAGCGTgctggatgtgaatgtggacaGTGTGGATGTCAGGGAACCGATCAAGAAGCAGCTGCCTTGTGAgtccgaggaggaggacgagaagCCCTGCCTGCAAGCCAGTGATAGCGAACCGGAGGTGCCCGATGAGCAGCCGGAATCAGAAGACTCCTCAGATG ATGAACCCCTGGTCCGACTGCAAACGAAGATGAAGCCCAAGCGTAAGACCTCCGGACGTTCCTCCAAGGATCCGGGTCCCATTTCGCTGCAGCAGGAGCTTGCCGATCTGCTCGACGATGGTGGCAAGCGGCGCCGTAGGAAGGCCCCCGATCAGCGAACAACCACCGAGGGGCAGGAGTCCGAGCTACAGGCCGTTCTCGAGCGCAAGCCCAAGGGCTGCTCCCGCGCTCAGCTGGCCAAGAGCTACGAGGAGGCCATTGCCAGCTACATGAGCGCCAGCTGCGACCTGTGTGACTTTAGTGCTCCCTACCTATCCGAGCTGAAGACCCACTTTTTGGAGGCGCACCAGCGCGAGTACTACATCAAGTGCTGCGGCAAAATCTTTACTCGCGCCTCCAAACTGATGGACCACATCCGCAAACATATCAACCCCAAGCTATTTAC CTGCACCATTTGCCAGAAGTCGCTCAACTCGCAGGACTACCTGGCCACTCATATCGAGACGGTGCACAACAAGGTGGCCCAGATCGGCAAGGTGCTCAAGTTCCCGTGCCCCAAGTGCGAACGCACCTTTAGTAGCGAGCGCCGTATGGCCAATCACCTAGCCAAGCATGACACCGATCAACTGGAACACACCTGCGAGATTTGCTGCAAAAG CTTTGCCAATGTACACCGCCTGCGAAGGCATATCCAATCCATCCACGAAGACCTGCATCGTCACGTTTGCGACATCTGTGGCAAGAAATTCAAGTTCAAGCCCTCCTTCGAACGCCATTTGCTGGAGCACCAGGGCGTGGTCGCCCCGGCAGTGGAGTGCCCCGTCTGCGGAGTGTGGCTGAAGAACGAGCACAGCTTGCGCCTGCACCGCTTCACGCACGACAGTACGGACACCGTGTGCCCGCATTGTGGCAAGACCTGCACCTCGCGCACAGCGCTTCGCGGTCATGTGAAGTATGCCCACAAGCTGACCACCAATCTGCAGTGCACGTTCTGCGAGAAAACCTTCAAGCAGCAGCGCAACCTGGACGAGCACATGGCCATCCATACGGGCCTGCAGCTGTACAACTGCCCGCATTGCCCCAAGGAGTGCCGCTCCCGCTCCAACATGTATGTCCATATCAAGCAGCGGCACGCGGACGAGTGGCTGCGCGCCAAGATGGCGCGCTCGCACAATCCGCAGTTCAAACCGGCCGACGTTTAA
- the LOC122625227 gene encoding leucine-rich repeat-containing protein 58 produces MEVYTSDSSDTDSREQKTLDFGRMSLDLVTLEDHLASPQKALLKSSGDIETMLLNHNRLVGLPRLLLQFGNLKILDLSSNAITTLPDAVCQLPLVTLIAKNNLLTNASLPKSLLTKMANGNATGGSNSTLKELNLSGNQLTHFPEQVTELRHLKYLYLGGNKISSVSKDIWKMQSLHVLSLGGNLISEVPEAVGSLNQLQALVLCDNLIEILPTSIARLKNLKSLLLHKNRLRHLPKDIVALKNLTELSLRDNPLVVRFVQDMALKPPTLLELAGRMVKASGQRPGPYDIPRTLAEYLNSANCCVNPNCKGVFFDNRVEHIKFVDFCGKYRVPLLQYLCSSKCIEPEQPAARGSSVPAANASSGFMMRKVLLG; encoded by the exons ATGGAGGTGTACACGTCGGACAGCTCGGACACGGATTCGCGGGAGCAGAAGACACTGGACTTTGGCCGCATGAGCCTGGACCTGGTCACGCTGGAGGATCACCTCGCCTCGCCGCAGAAGGCGCTGCTCAAGTCCAGTGGCGACATCGAGACCATGCTGCTCAATCACAATCGTTTGGTCGGCTTGCCCCGTCTACTGCTGCAGTTTGGCAATCTGAAGATACTCGATCTCAGCTCGAATGCCATCACCACGCTGCCGGATGCCGTCTGCCAACTGCCGCTGGTCACCCTGATCGCCAAGAACAACCTGCTGACCAATGCATCGCTGCCCAAGTCGCTGCTCACCAAAATGGCCAATGGCAATGCCACTGGTGGCTCCAACTCCACACTCAAGGAGCTCAATCTGAGCGGCAATCAGCTAACCCACTTTCCGGAGCAGGTCACCGAGCTGCGCCACCTCAAGTACCTCTATCTGGGCGGCAACAAGATCTCCAGCGTCTCGAAGGATATCTGGAAGATGCAAAG TCTGCATGTGCTGTCCCTCGGCGGCAATCTGATCAGCGAAGTTCCCGAGGCGGTGGGTTCGCTTAACCAGCTGCAGGCTCTCGTCCTGTGCGACAATCTGATCGAGATCCTGCCCACCAGCATCGCCCGGCTGAAGAACCTCaagtcgctgctgctgcacaagAATCGTCTGCGTCATCTTCCCAAGGACATCGTGGCACTGAAGAACCTGACTGAG TTGAGTCTGCGTGACAATCCGCTGGTGGTGCGCTTCGTGCAGGACATGGCGCTGAAGCCACCCACCCTCCTGGAGCTGGCCGGTCGCATGGTGAAGGCCAGCGGCCAGCGACCCGGACCCTATGACATCCCCAGGACACTGGCCGAGTATTTGAACAGCGCCAATTGCTGCGTGAATCCCAACTGCAAGGGCGTCTTCTTCGACAACCGGGTGGAGCACATCAAGTTCGTCGACTTTTGCGGAAAGTATCGTGTGCCATTGCTGCAGTACCTCTGCTCCTCCAAGTGCATCGAACCGGAGCAGCCGGCGGCGCGCGGCTCATCCGTGCCGGCGGCGAACGCCAGCAGCGGATTCATGATGCGCAAGGTGCTGCTGGGCTAG
- the LOC122625223 gene encoding serine/threonine-protein phosphatase 4 regulatory subunit 2 produces MVTMENSDEILQILERFTDLKQKEIPKELEDYLQYVAKTGDTIFKWSSLKYLFREKLLSVIKHFNEDSPRLEEIPNYPNVDPFNYETMKSSLLERLDLFNAAPFTVQRLCELLIDPRKQYSRIDKFMRALEKNILVVSTIDPGRKRTESENGDSLDSVVNGDLSMEVNIDIEMENNNGNADEGSAPSAGSAGGAQKASCPRSDDNVQPKAKKAKLEIDGEERSEATDEPDAEVAAKAKKDKEDKSENDETDSPQEAAEIEEPDEEVDDADQDAKTTKQPVNGSKKEDEQEETFPASADDEAEEPMLSKSPETEKEPAQEKKGEEDKKVAAEPEEEIVKKEEVVESDKSDEKVAQSAEKEAVEKSTPPAEGENQEPAKAKAENEKEEKKQAPIAAEKQDEIEATETDSATPAEKAAEDKIASSESKPKTKSEANPEAETKKSQPEKTETEPAEKPVSKEKEAAEPTAETEKKKDDLTTSETTEAVKEPVEKSPVVDASSPAVEDLAAATTPQSPLGAADSAAETPPAEAADDSQASPLTAAAAVTPPILALNDQPMEDTPAEEEARVSPSAAVEEVVMAESGSAAEMATEEAAKDEPAAMEVDDTSQEVMIQ; encoded by the exons ATGGTCACCATGGAGAACAGCGACGAGATTCTACAGATCCTGGAGCGCTTCACGGATCTCAAGCAAAAGGAGATCCCAAAGGAGCTGGAGGACTACTTGCAATATGTGGCCAAAACCGGGGACACCATCTTCAAGTGGTCCAGCCTGAAGTACTTGTTCCGCGAGAAGCTGCTCAGCGTGATCAAGCACTTTAATGAGGATTCGCCGCGCTTGGAGG AGATTCCCAACTATCCGAATGTGGATCCTTTCAACTATGAGACCATGAAGTCCTCGTTGCTGGAGCGCCTGGACCTCTTCAATGCTGCTCCTTTCACCGTGCAGCGTTTGTGCGAGCTCCTTATCGATCCTCGCAAGCAGTACTCGCGCATCGATAAGTTTATGCGTGCTTTGGAGAAGAATATTTTAG TGGTTAGTACCATCGATCCGGGACGCAAGCGTACCGAAAGTGAGAATGGCGACTCGCTGGACTCTGTGGTCAACGGGGATCTCTCCATGGAGGTGAACATCgacattgaaatggaaaataataatggcaACGCCGATGAGGGCTCTGCTCCCAGCGCCGGCTCGGCAGGTGGTGCCCAGAAGGCCAGCTGCCCGCGATCGGACGACAATGTGCAGCCCAAGGCCAAGAAGGCAAAACTGGAGATCGATGGGGAAGAGCGTTCGGAGGCGACTGATGAACCGGACGCAGAAGTGGCTGCCAAGGCCAAAAAGGATAAAGAGGATAAGAGTGAAAACGATGAGACTGATTCGCCGCAGGAGGCTGCCGAGATCGAGGAGCCCGATGAGGAGGTTGATGATGCCGATCAGGATGCCAAGACCACCAAGCAGCCTGTTAACGGCAGTAAGAAGGAGGACGAACAGGAGGAAACTTTCCCAGCATCCGCCGATGACGAGGCAGAGGAACCAATGCTGAGTAAATCTCCAGAAACTGAAAAGGAACCAGCTCAGGAAAAGAAGGGTGAGGAGGATAAAAAGGTGGCGGCCGAGCCAGAGGAAGAGATTGTAAAGAAAGAAGAGGTCGTCGAGTCCGACAAATCGGACGAAAAGGTGGCACAGTCAGCCGAAAAGGAAGCTGTCGAAAAATCTACACCGCCTGCTGAGGGCGAAAATCAGGAGCCTGCCAAAGCCAAGGCAGAAAACGAGAAGGAGGAGAAAAAACAAGCACCAATTGCAGCTGAGAAACAGGACGAAATCGAAGCTACTGAGACTGACTCTGCAACACCAGCAGAAAAGGCCGCTGAAGATAAGATAGCTTCTTCCGAATCCAAACCGAAGACCAAATCTGAGGCCAATCCTGAGGCCGAGACCAAGAAGAGCCAACCCGAAAAGACTGAAACTGAGCCGGCCGAGAAGCCGGTTTCGAAGGAAAAGGAGGCTGCCGAGCCGACAGCAGAGACCGAGAAGAAGAAGGACGACTTGACCACTTCCGAAACCACCGAGGCAGTCAAGGAACCAGTCGAGAAGTCGCCGGTTGTGGATGCTTCCAGTCCCGCTGTCGAAGATCTGGCAGCAGCCACCACACCGCAATCTCCTTTAGGCGCCGCCGATTCGGCTGCCGAAACGCCGCCCGCCGAGGCAGCCGACGACTCACAGGCATCGCCCTtgaccgccgccgccgctgtaACTCCACCTATCCTGGCCCTCAACGACCAGCCCATGGAGGACACTCCGGCCGAGGAGGAGGCACGCGTCTCGCCATCGGCCGCCGTCGAAGAGGTGGTCATGGCCGAAAGCGGCAGTGCCGCCGAAATGGCCACCGAAGAGGCCGCCAAGGACGAGCCGGCTGCCATGGAGGTTGATGACACCAGCCAGGAGGTGATGATCCAGTAG